gaaaaccctTTTTATTGGATGATCATAATACTTCTCAAAAATCGAAATTCTTGATCAATGGAGGAACAATATCACCATTTTTGTTCAATAAGATACCAAAGTGGATGATTGACTCATTCCATACTAGAAAGAAAATCGCAGGAAATCTTTTGATAACACGGATTCCTATTTCTCAATCGTATCCCACGATCAAGACAATTGGCTGAATCCCGTGAAACCATTTCAGAGAAGTTCAttgatatcttctttttctaaagCAAATCGACTTCGATTCTTGAATAATCCACATCACTTCTGCTTCTATTGTAACAAAAGATTCCCTTTTTATGTGGAAAAGGCCCGTCTCAATAATTCTGATTTTACGTATGGACAATTCCTCACTATCTTGTTCAttcacaacaaaatattttcttcgtgTGGTGGTTAAAAAAAACATGCTTTTTGGAGAGAGATACTATTTCACCTTCGTCAATCGAGTCACAGGTATCTAACATATTCATATCTAACGATTTTCCACAAAGTGGTGACGAAAGGTATAACTTGTACAAATCTTTCCATTTTCCAATTCGATCCGATCCATTAGTTCGTAGAGCTATTTACTCGATTGCAGACATTTCTGGAACACCTCTAATAGAGGGACAAAGAGTAAATTTGGAAAGAACGTATTGTCAAACTCTTTCAGATATGAATCTATCCGATTCAGAAGAGAAGAGCTTGCATCAGTATCTCAATTTCAATTCAAACGTGGGTTTGATTCACACTCCATGTTCTGAGAAATATTTACAGAGAAAAAACGGAGTCTTTGCCTAAAAAAATGCGTTGACAAAGGGCAGATGGATAGAACCTTTCAACGAGATAGTGCTTTTTCAACTCTCTCAAAATGGAATCTATTCCAACATATATGCCATGGTCTTTACTTCGACAGGGtacaaatatctaaatttgatatttttagatattttttcagACCTATTGCGGATACTAAGTAGCAGTCAAAAATTTGTATCCATTTTCATGATATTATGTATGGATTAGATATATCATGGCGAATTCTTCAGAAAAAATTGTGTCTTCCACAAAGGAATCTGATAAGTGAGATTTCGAGTAAGTCTTTACATAATCTTCTCTGTCCGAAGAAATGATTCATCGAAATAATGAGTCATCGTTGATATCGACACATCTGAGATCGCCAAATGTTCGTGAGGTCCTCTATTCAATCCTTTCCTTCTTTTGTTGCTGGATATATCGTTCGTACACATCTTCTCTTGTTTCCCGAGCCTATAGTGAGTTACAGACAGAGTTCGAAAAGATCAAATCTTGATGATTCCATCATACATGATTGAGTTGCGAAAACTTCTGGATAGGTATCCTACATCTGAACAGAATTCTTTCTGGTTAAAGAATCTTTTTCTAGTTGCTCTGGAACAATTAGGAGATTGTCTAGAAGAAATACGGGGTTCTGGCGGCAAACATGCTATGGGGTGGTGATCCCGCTTATGGGGTCAAATCAATACGTTCTAAGAAgacagatttgaaaataaacttCATCGATATCATCGATCTCATAAGTATCATACCAAATCCCATCAATCGAATCACTTTTTCGAGAAATACGAGACATCTAAGTCATACAAGTAAAGACATCTATTCattgataagaaaaagaaaaaacgtgaGCGGTGATtggattgatgataaaatagaaTCCTGGGTCGCGAACAGTGATTCGATTGATGATAAAGAAAGAGAATTCTTGGTTCAGTTCTCCACCTTAAGGGCAGAAAAAGGATTGATCAAATTCTATTGAGTCTGACTCATAGTGATCATTTATCAAAGAATGACTCTGGTTATCAAATGATTGAACAACCGGGAACAATTTACTTACGATACTTAGTTGACATTCATAAAAAGTATCTAATGAATTATGAGTTCAATACATCCTGTTTAGCAGAAAGACGGATATTCCTTGCTCATTATCAGacaatcacttattcacaaacTTCGTGTGGGGCTAATAGTTTTCATTTCCCGTCTCATGGAAAACCCTTTTCGCTCCGCTTAGCCCTATCCCCCTCTAGGAGTATTTTAGTGATAGGTTCTATAGGAACCGGACGATCCTATTTGGTCAAATACCTAGCGACAAACTCCTATGTTCCTTTCATTACAGTATGTCTGAACAAGTTCCTGGATAACAAGCCGAAAGGTTTTTTTCTTGATGATATCGATATTGATGATAGTGACGATATTGATGCTAGTAACGATATTGATCGTGAACTTGATACGGAGCTGGAGCTTCTAACTATGATGAATGCGCTAActatggatatgatgtcggAAATAGACCGATTTTATATCACCCTTCAATTCGAATTAGCAAAAGCAATGTCTCCTTGCATAATATGGATTCCAAACATTCATGATCTTGATGTGAATGAGTCGAATTACTTAGCCCTCGGTCTCTTGGTGAACTCTCTCTCCAGGGATTGTGAAAGATGTTCGACTAGAAATAGTCTTGTTATTGCTTCGACTCATATTCCCCAAAAAGTGGA
The Brassica napus cultivar Da-Ae unplaced genomic scaffold, Da-Ae ScsIHWf_2112;HRSCAF=2764, whole genome shotgun sequence genome window above contains:
- the LOC125600071 gene encoding protein Ycf2-like; its protein translation is MIEQPGTIYLRYLVDIHKKYLMNYEFNTSCLAERRIFLAHYQTITYSQTSCGANSFHFPSHGKPFSLRLALSPSRSILVIGSIGTGRSYLVKYLATNSYVPFITVCLNKFLDNKPKGFFLDDIDIDDSDDIDASNDIDRELDTELELLTMMNALTMDMMSEIDRFYITLQFELAKAMSPCIIWIPNIHDLDVNESNYLALGLLVNSLSRDCERCSTRNSLVIASTHIPQKVDPALIAPNKLNTCIKIRRLLIPQQRKHFFTLSYTRGFHLEKKMFHTNGFESITMGSSARDLVALTNEALSISITQKKSIIDTNTIRSALHRQTWDLRSQVRSVQDHGILFYQIGRVVAQNVLISNCPIDPISIYMKKKSCNEGDSYCTNGTSNLERA